From one Alosa alosa isolate M-15738 ecotype Scorff River chromosome 5, AALO_Geno_1.1, whole genome shotgun sequence genomic stretch:
- the dok2 gene encoding docking protein 2 — protein MEEDIRKRGMLYLQQQRFGKKWKKVWTILYRESTCSISRLEFFECKDGMGTLEKPNRKQDNKKVIKLSDCIRVSEVDIEGCPRDCGPFLVETTEKLFIFAADNAELEDWTQRLCEIAFPMKRGDRGAGPRRGSLPRVLGDTDGVSMENNSLYGERKNVMKDFKVCARRSEIADKCGLKGCYLMRTDRESLLLKDPRTGEVLYSWPYRFLRRFGRDKMTFSFEAGRRCQSGEGNFEFETKQGNEIFQAVEAAINLQRPTMPRRQASGGVSAQEKETPAAPPAVTVEDRRIYSTVDERQVGQAGQTRTGRSPPDGQPCRLDAPAADKVLTGVKSLNLDSRPMPRKSQVKNFRSCPLAKSEDQTYSQITLGSMDHGTERSRSPGSLSADADPDYSLPFDAIAKNVMADILQVSRHGGLPALGDQQQTGEREAAVGQHDDLPDPLYDSIDEMAIGAGAIRLRTPNPKTYTRAEHIYDEPEGVAMGPAERAVPGKQGSASPSSAGSSATSLYDDPEEVKGQAWRIMGEAGDPSGHEYPYNPNADDYAVPKPPRRAFKPALDRELEDNRDNGLSPYDNVNVKKKN, from the exons ATGGAGGAGGACATCAGGAAAAGAGGAATGTTGTACCTCCAGCAACAGAGGTTCGGCAAG AAATGGAAGAAGGTGTGGACCATCTTGTACAGAGAGAGCACCTGTTCCATCTCCCGTCTGGAGTTCTTTGAGTGCAAGGACGGCATGGGCACCCTGGAGAAACCAAACCGCAAGCAGGACAACAAGAAG GTGATCAAGCTGAGCGACTGTATTCGTGTGTCGGAGGTGGACATTGAGGGATGTCCTCGGGACTGTGGGCCTTTCCTGGTGGAAACCACAGAAAAGCTGTTCATCTTTGCTGCCGACAACGCTGAACTAGAAGACTGGACACAGAGGCTTTGTGAAATTGCTTTCCCA atGAAACGAGGTGACCGCGGGGCTGGGCCCAGGCGAGGCAGTCTTCCCAGGGTCCTGGGAGACACTGACGGAGTCAGTATGGAGAACAACAGCCTGTATGGTGAAAGAAAGAATG TGATGAAAGACTTCAAGGTTTGTGCGAGGCGGTCGGAGATAGCAGACAAGTGTGGCCTGAAGGGCTGCTACCTGATGAGGACCGACCGCGAGAGCCTGCTGCTGAAGGATCCCAGAACAGGAGAGGTGCTGTACTCATGGCCCTACCGCTTCCTCAGGCGCTTTGGACGGGACAAG ATGACGTTCTCCTTCGAGGCTGGCAGGAGGTGTCAGTCGGGCGAGGGCAACTTTGAGTTTGAGACAAAGCAAGGCAACGAGATTTTCCAGGCGGTGGAGGCGGCCATCAACCTCCAACGGCCCACGATGCCTCGCAGGCAGGCATCAGGAGGCGTCAGTGCCCAGGAGAAGGAGACGCCAGCAGCGCCCCCTGCAGTTACGGTGGAGGATCGTAGGATCTACAGCACAGTGGACGAAAGGCAGGTCGGCCAGGCTGGACAGACCAGAACTGGACGCTCCCCTCCCGACGGTCAGCCATGCCGTCTGGATGCCCCGGCAGCTGACAAAGTCCTCACCGGAGTCAAGAGCCTCAACCTGGACTCCAGGCCCATGCCACGTAAGAGCCAGGTGAAAAACTTCCGCAGCTGCCCGCTGGCCAAATCTGAAGACCAGACCTACTCGCAGATCACCCTGGGCAGCATGGACCATGGCACAGAGAGGTCGCGGAGCCCGGGGTCACTGTCGGCGGACGCTGACCCGGACTACTCGCTTCCTTTCGACGCTATCGCCAAGAACGTGATGGCGGATATACTGCAGGTGTCTCGGCACGGCGGCCTGCCTGCCCTGGGTGACCAGCAGCAGACCGGCGAGCGGGAAGCAGCTGTGGGGCAACACGACGACCTACCGGATCCACTTTATGACTCCATCGACGAGATGGCCATTGGAGCGGGAGCGATCCGGCTTCGCACCCCCAACCCAAAGACGTACACCAGGGCCGAGCACATCTATGACGAGCCAGAGGGAGTTGCCATGGGGCCAGCCGAGAGGGCAGTGCCGGGCAAGCAGGGCTCCGCTTCACCATCATCTGCCGGAAGCAGCGCCACGTCACTGTACGACGACCCCgaggaggtcaaaggtcaggcgTGGAGGATCATGGGTGAGGCAGGGGACCCCAGCGGGCACGAGTACCCATACAACCCCAACGCGGACGACTATGCCGTCCCAAAGCCACCTCGTCGTGCTTTCAAGCCCGCGTTAGACCGCGAGCTCGAGGACAACCGGGACAATGGTCTGTCCCCTTACGACAATGTGAAcgtgaaaaagaaaaattga